The proteins below come from a single Candidatus Acetothermia bacterium genomic window:
- a CDS encoding ABC transporter permease — protein sequence MTWRRFWQVFRRNRLAVAGGAIVLMFSLLAILAPWIAPHDPERGDLVHRLRPPRWLSGGSGYLLGTDNLGRDVLSRIIYGTRISLSLGLVVITVCTVVGVALGLISGYAGGVVDAAIQRTVDVLLAFPYLVLAIALMGLFGPGFANMVVALACKEWVTSCRIVRSEVLALKEAAFVESARVIGASPCRILLVHMLPNVIPGAIVVATLRVGWVVLMEASLSFLGLGIQPPKPSWGAIIADGRDYLFRGWWISTFPGVAILLFVLGMNLLGEGLRDALDPKLARTALPE from the coding sequence GTGACCTGGCGTCGCTTTTGGCAGGTGTTCCGCCGGAACCGCCTCGCGGTGGCCGGGGGCGCGATCGTCCTCATGTTTTCCCTCCTCGCCATCCTCGCCCCGTGGATCGCCCCTCACGATCCCGAGCGCGGCGACCTCGTCCACCGCCTCCGCCCCCCGCGCTGGCTTTCCGGGGGGAGCGGGTACCTCTTGGGCACGGACAACCTCGGCCGCGACGTCCTGAGCCGCATCATCTACGGGACGCGGATCTCGCTCTCCCTGGGGTTGGTCGTGATCACCGTGTGCACCGTGGTCGGGGTGGCCCTGGGGCTCATCTCCGGGTACGCGGGTGGGGTGGTGGACGCAGCAATCCAACGCACGGTGGACGTGCTCTTGGCGTTCCCGTACCTCGTGCTCGCGATCGCCCTGATGGGCCTGTTCGGCCCGGGGTTCGCGAACATGGTGGTGGCGCTGGCGTGCAAGGAATGGGTCACCTCCTGCCGCATCGTGCGCAGCGAGGTGCTGGCCCTCAAGGAGGCCGCGTTCGTGGAGTCGGCGCGGGTGATCGGGGCTAGCCCCTGCCGCATTCTCCTCGTGCACATGCTTCCCAACGTCATCCCTGGGGCGATCGTCGTCGCCACCCTGCGGGTGGGGTGGGTGGTGCTGATGGAGGCGTCGCTGAGCTTCCTCGGCCTCGGGATCCAACCACCCAAGCCGAGCTGGGGGGCGATCATCGCCGACGGCCGCGACTACCTGTTTCGCGGGTGGTGGATCTCCACGTTCCCCGGGGTCGCGATCCTCCTGTTCGTGCTCGGCATGAACCTGCTCGGGGAGGGGCTGCGGGACGCCCTGGACCCCAAGCTCGCCCGCACGGCGCTGCCGGAGTGA